The Anaerolineae bacterium DNA window TGTCAGCCCCACGTCCTCGCGCGGCAGGCGCATGCCGCGCGCGCCGTATTCCTGGGCCAGGCGCAGGACCAGCGGGAAGATCGCTGGATGCACATGCAGATGATGGTGGCCGTCCACGTGGGAGAGCGGCAGTCCGGTGCTGGCGAAGCGCGCGAACTGGGCCTCGATCTCGCGCTCCAGCTCCTGGCGCGCGGCCTGGCTGAACCCGTAATACAGGCCGGCCTGCAGGGGGTCATCCCGCAGGCAGCCGCATGGGCTGGTGATATGAGGGATGACGCGGTGAGGGAGCACCGCCGGCCCATTGCTCAGCATCAGGTGCAGGCCTACCGCCAGCGTCGGGTGGGCACGCGCCAGCTCCACCGCCTCCTGCCAGGCCTCGCCGGCGACCATCAGGCTGGCGCTGGTGAGCACGCCCTGCTGATACGCCTGGATGACCGCGGCGTTGATGGCCGGCGAGCGGCCGAAATCGTCGGCGTTGAAGATCACCCGCGGATTCTGTCCCTTCATGCCCGGCATCGCCTACGCCGGCAGGATCGGATAGGTCACGCCGGCGTGGGGAAAGACCAGCACGGAAGCATCGGCCGGCGCGCTGGCGGCCGCCTTCTGCAGGGCAACCTCCAGGTCGGCGTTGAAATCCAGAAAGCGCAGACGATTACTGATCTCTGCCGGAATGGTCGGAGCGTAGAACACCACATCATACCGCTTCAGGGTCTGCAGGGCGAAATAAATGAAGAACTTGTCATCGTCCCGCATACCGCCCAGCTTCAGCCGCTTGAAGAAAGGTAGTACCAGGGTCGCGACCGTGCGCATGCCCTTTTTGCCAATGGGGATGCGGCGGGCCGGGATGTTCATGTCCCCGATGCCCTCGCGCGCTCGGATGAGGTTGAACATCACGCCGCCCGGACGCAGGGCGCGGATGGTGTTGGCCAGGGATTTAAAGCCCTGACGTAGGTCGGTCTCCATCGGGAAAGAGTTGGCGATGACGACGTCGGCCGGCCCAGGAATGCGGACGCCGTACAGCTCGGCGCTGGTTTGACAGCCAGCGCGGTGCGCGGCGATAGGGTCGCCGGCCACAATACGTACCGGCTGGAGCGCGGCGCTCAACACCGCGTTGACGATGAAAACCGGCTTGTTCAGCATGCGCGCCCCCTCTTCCAGGTCAAGGCGCATGGGGTTTTGCTCTGGCGGCTGTCCCACCATGTTGAAGGTAGCCGGCCGGCAGTTGAGCGCGTGATTGGCAGCCACCGTGACCTGCCCCGCCACCCCGGGGATGATGTTCTTGTAGCCACCGCCGAAAGAAGCGATGACATGCGGCTCAATACACCCCACGGAGACGATGAAATCGGCCCCCGCGACCAGCCGGTTGATATACACTGGCGTGCGCCGGCTGGTGGTCCCCAGAAACACCAGCTCGCGCGGCTCGTAAAAGGCGTGGTTGTGCCATTGCACCCGTTCCAGCACCTCGGCGCCAACCTTGTCGGCCATCTCCTGCTGGCTCATCGCGCGGTGCACGCCGAGGGCCGGTATGAGGGTAATGCCATCTTGAGAGACGCCGGCCGCCAGGAGTTCCTCCAGGATGCGCGGCAGGAAGCGCGCCGCCGGCGTCGGACGAGAGAGATCATCCACCACAATGGTCACGCGCGCTTTGCCGGCAGCCGCCTCGCGCAGGGGAGGCATGCCAATGGGATGGCGGAGCGCTTCCATCAACTCCGCCTCCACATCAGGCACAGGGGGTAGCCCTTTGGGCGAGAGCACCCCCAGCAAGCGCCAGCCGGCGGGCAGGGTGACTTCCAGCTCGGAATCCCCCCAGGGCACGGTGATGGTGGCCACAGACATATCATCCCTCCTGATATCGGATCCCTCCACAAAAAACACCCCGAGGCCAACCACGATGCGGCTCAATCAGTGGGCCGGCCAGCGCCTGATGAAGCTGTACAGCACCGCGCCGGCCCCCTCACCCATGCAGGATGATCTCATCCAGCGAGCGCTTGGGGACATGATGCACCCCCTCGCTGTCGCGGTAGTAGCGGATATCGCCGTCCGGCCCCACCGGCTCCAGCACCACCTTCTCCTTCGGCTTGCCCAGCGCCAGCACCAGCAAAATCTGATAGCGTTCCGGGATACCGAGCGCCTCGCGCAGCGCTTCCCGCCGGATGGAGGCGATCATACATCCCCCGAAGCCGCGCTCCGTGGCCCCCAACATGATGGTCTGGGCGGCGATGCCCGGGTCCAGATTGAAGTCCTTGGCGATCTCCGTGTCGCCGAGGATAATGATGTATGCTGAAGGGCGCTCGCCTTCCGCCGGCCCTCCCCAATCCTTCAGATAGGCCGCCCATGCCAAACAGGGGAATATCTTCTGGTTCATCTCTGGCTCCCAGGAGAGCCAGTACTTGAGGGGCTGACGGTTGGCGGCGGAGGCCGTCTGCCGGGCCAGATCCACCAGCTCTCGCAGGGTCTGGCGCGGCACCGGGACATCCTCGTAAAAGCGGCGGTAACTGCGGGTCTTCAGCACCAGTTCGCGCAGGTCCATATCATTCCTCCTGTGTGTGGATTGCCTCCATGATTGATTCTGCGCTTACAGGCCGGCGATTTCCAGGGTTTCCAGCCGGCCGCGGGACAGATCAACCGTGCGGATCAGATAGTGGTTGGTATCGGCGATATACAGCCGGCCGGCGGCACTGCTGATGCCGCCCAGCTCATATAGCCCATCATGCGGCTCCCAACGGAGGGTCTCCACCCGCCGCGCCGCAGGGTCCACCACCCGCACCTTGTTGTTGTAGGTATCTGCCACATACAGCCGGCCGGCGTGCCAGACGATGCCCTGCGGGTGCTGTAACCGGGCTTCCTCACCGATGCCATCCTGGTCGCCGAAGTCGAACAGGCCCGTGCCGGCCAATGTCCCCACCTCGCCAGAGCGCGGGTCAAGCCGGCGCACGGAGCTGGACTCCGCATCCACAAAGTACAGCGTGCGGCCGTCGCTGGTGATGGCCGAAGGCTGGGCCAGGGCCGCGGACGCCGGCGGCCCATCCGCGATGCCCTCTGCGCCGCTCCCCGCAAAGGGATGCACCTGCTCCGCGGCCAGCTCCAGACGCCATATCTGATGGGCGCCGGCCATGGCGATGTACAGCGCACCGCCGTGCACGACCAGGCCCCAGGGTGAATTGAGAGCGGTTCGCCGCGCCGCACCACCGCCGGCGCGAAAGCCCGCCTGCTCTCCCGTGCCGGCGATGGTCTGCACCTCCCGCGCGGACAGGTCCACCCGCCGCACCGCGTGGTTGTCCGTGTCGGCGACAAAGAGCTGATCCCCCGCCAGCGCCAGGCCGTGGGGCCGGCGGAAGGCCGCGCGGCGGAAATCCCCGTCCCGCAGGCCGGCCTCCCCGCTTCCGATGAGGGCCAGCACCTCCGCCCGCCGGCCGTCCCCCGCGATCTTTGCCCAGATAATCCGATGATGGTTGGTATCGGCGATGAACAGACTGCCGTCCTCTGCCGCCAGCACGCCGGCGGGAAAGGCCAGCGGACGATCCGGCTCGGCCGCACGTTCGGGGCGCAGTGGGAGCGGCCGGCGCGTCAATGGGCCGGCCTCCTCCGCCCGACGCAGGACATTTTCCAGGATGGGCGTCAGGAAATCGGCGCTGACCTCGCCGGGGCGCGCCCCGACCTGCCGGCCGAATGGGTCGATCAGCACCAGGGTGGGCCAGGCGCGCACCGCATGCGCCTGCCAGATGCGGAACTGCCGGTCGTTGACCACCGGGTGGTCCACCTCCAGCCGTATGACGGCCTGTCGGATGTTGGCGGTGATCCGTTCGGCGGAGAATTTGCCGGCATGCACGCCGATGACCAGCAAAGCACCCCCAAAGCGGCGCTCCAGCTCCCGCAACTGCGGGAGGACGTGCATACAGTTGATTCAGCCGTACGTCCAGAAGTCCAGCAGGACCAGCCGGCCGTGCAGGTCTTCCTGCGTGAGCGGACGTTCGACGTTCAACCAGTCCAGGCCGGCGGGAAAGGCCGGCGTGCGAGTTGGCGGCTCAAACGGTGACATGTTCCTGCCCAAAAGAGGAAACGGGCCGGCTAGCCGATGACCTCGTGGCCGGCCTTCTTCAGCGCCAGCACCGCCACCTGCAGTTCGTTCTCTTTGACCAGCACATAATCCGTGAAATACGTGGAAAGGGCGAAGATGCTGATGCCGGCGACCGCCAGCGGTTCGGCCAGCGCGTTAATGAGGCCGGTGAGGGTAAACCCCAGCGGTCCTTCGGAGCTGATGGCGCGCCAGCCCTTCTCGCATTCGACGCCTTCCGGGACGCTGTCCTCGGCGCAGATGATGGAAAGCTCGTGGGGGGTGCGGGTGACCGAACAAATTTCGCCCGTCCAGACCCAGGAGGGTATTTCTGCATCGCGTTCGAGCTGGCAGATGGCCAGCCGGCCGGGGAGGATGGTCAGCCGCAGTTTCGGTGCTTCCTCGGTGCTCTCGATCTCTTCCATCAGCGTCCAGCTCCTTATGCAGGATGGTACATCCAGCAGGTGAACAGGGTTTACAGTAGAACGGGTTGTGATCATTGTACCATATGCCGGAAGGATATTCAAGCGGATAGAAGGCAATGCATGTGGGCAGATGCGCCGCCCCTGCCGCAACCAATGTTCCCCATAAAATATGGCGCCGGCGCCGGCTGTGGTATAATAGCCGGCCATGAGCGAGCACAATCATGCCAGCACCATCTCCATTATCCATGCGGATGATGCCGCCTGGGACGCCTTCGTCGCCGGCGCGCCCAACGGCCATCTCCT harbors:
- a CDS encoding ACT domain-containing protein → MEEIESTEEAPKLRLTILPGRLAICQLERDAEIPSWVWTGEICSVTRTPHELSIICAEDSVPEGVECEKGWRAISSEGPLGFTLTGLINALAEPLAVAGISIFALSTYFTDYVLVKENELQVAVLALKKAGHEVIG
- a CDS encoding alkyl hydroperoxide reductase, yielding MSPFEPPTRTPAFPAGLDWLNVERPLTQEDLHGRLVLLDFWTYGUINCMHVLPQLRELERRFGGALLVIGVHAGKFSAERITANIRQAVIRLEVDHPVVNDRQFRIWQAHAVRAWPTLVLIDPFGRQVGARPGEVSADFLTPILENVLRRAEEAGPLTRRPLPLRPERAAEPDRPLAFPAGVLAAEDGSLFIADTNHHRIIWAKIAGDGRRAEVLALIGSGEAGLRDGDFRRAAFRRPHGLALAGDQLFVADTDNHAVRRVDLSAREVQTIAGTGEQAGFRAGGGAARRTALNSPWGLVVHGGALYIAMAGAHQIWRLELAAEQVHPFAGSGAEGIADGPPASAALAQPSAITSDGRTLYFVDAESSSVRRLDPRSGEVGTLAGTGLFDFGDQDGIGEEARLQHPQGIVWHAGRLYVADTYNNKVRVVDPAARRVETLRWEPHDGLYELGGISSAAGRLYIADTNHYLIRTVDLSRGRLETLEIAGL
- the larA gene encoding nickel-dependent lactate racemase, coding for MSVATITVPWGDSELEVTLPAGWRLLGVLSPKGLPPVPDVEAELMEALRHPIGMPPLREAAAGKARVTIVVDDLSRPTPAARFLPRILEELLAAGVSQDGITLIPALGVHRAMSQQEMADKVGAEVLERVQWHNHAFYEPRELVFLGTTSRRTPVYINRLVAGADFIVSVGCIEPHVIASFGGGYKNIIPGVAGQVTVAANHALNCRPATFNMVGQPPEQNPMRLDLEEGARMLNKPVFIVNAVLSAALQPVRIVAGDPIAAHRAGCQTSAELYGVRIPGPADVVIANSFPMETDLRQGFKSLANTIRALRPGGVMFNLIRAREGIGDMNIPARRIPIGKKGMRTVATLVLPFFKRLKLGGMRDDDKFFIYFALQTLKRYDVVFYAPTIPAEISNRLRFLDFNADLEVALQKAAASAPADASVLVFPHAGVTYPILPA
- a CDS encoding nitroreductase family protein yields the protein MDLRELVLKTRSYRRFYEDVPVPRQTLRELVDLARQTASAANRQPLKYWLSWEPEMNQKIFPCLAWAAYLKDWGGPAEGERPSAYIIILGDTEIAKDFNLDPGIAAQTIMLGATERGFGGCMIASIRREALREALGIPERYQILLVLALGKPKEKVVLEPVGPDGDIRYYRDSEGVHHVPKRSLDEIILHG
- the hpnK gene encoding hopanoid biosynthesis-associated protein HpnK, with translation MKGQNPRVIFNADDFGRSPAINAAVIQAYQQGVLTSASLMVAGEAWQEAVELARAHPTLAVGLHLMLSNGPAVLPHRVIPHITSPCGCLRDDPLQAGLYYGFSQAARQELEREIEAQFARFASTGLPLSHVDGHHHLHVHPAIFPLVLRLAQEYGARGMRLPREDVGLTLQLERRQSPLQVLWTLILRLLCRWCAGRMQGVRLAVPARVFGTLQSGRMHERYVVGILRNIRHPSAELYFHPTLDQQAEPLGPNRGDWQTLLSPAVRQVIAERGLRLATYAELAEGG